Proteins encoded by one window of Cystobacter ferrugineus:
- a CDS encoding OmpA family protein: protein MTRNTPSSIHRAHYAVLALLLASTAGCTRDEPASPPTTANVHSAQPLFDNGSFEEGTLNGWSVATNLNPGITLPVTSRDSLNLQSGGTNYTFARRAAGGPETEIPAGLSAAASLRWPRYGQWAAVVNESGKNRNVNRLVQSTTLASSDVDPADGKVHVRFAIAPVLQAPNHTADQQPYFFISLRNVTRNTQLWSTFNFANQTGVPWKTLGDVQYTDWQAIDVAPGDARLAVGDTVELEVIAAGCQPGGHWGHVYVDGFGAFLPGLSIAASAPRSANVDSDLTYTYLVKNSGDGAVNNTQVTIVVPDQTEFVSIHPPPGATCNYDDATRTVTCDLGTLNPTASTQFDMKVHIDPTATEKVSHGNYNVQGQGVSPLIGPLVETTVSTGVTYADLAVSLSDNVVGVGWDKPVHYTLVASNNGPAGVTGASLDEDFPPELTDVTWTCTATGGATCPAATGTGPIHSTVDIPSGGKLTYSIDARVVPGSGSGTLVNRAQISPPTDVQDPNDTNNVAVDSNGIGTLATLTVEKDPTGGGQGTIVSSPTAIQCDVNCTTSSADFLAGTQVSLTATAAPGSVFVGWSGGCSGTANPCTVSVDQATTVTARFEPIKYDITTSSGPGGTITCPSPVLYGQSVTCTVTPRPGYDLSSLTDNGAQVSTSVTGGQYIITNVTGPHELSALFTQRPGTDQGGACTQDSECSTGLCADGVCCDTACQGQCEACNAEGSVGTCTAVTGAPQGGRPACGSDGTVCGGVCDGTVRDTCSYPRDSVQCGDASCSEGVSISSGTCNGAGTCTQETQSCGDYVCGEVACLSSCTSDAQCAEGSVCLSGECKPDSTLLVEGSGCSSTGGAGAGLPLLLSSLALWLRRRRSTVAAAAAAVATVPMVSQAQGDLGRSFLVQRFQAQPGRDDLLGVQSARVPDHLTVSGRLFVDYANQPLRLVSSEDSRYQRLIVGRQAFLTLAGSVALFDRFELGAAIPVLLSQNTGGPNTVNPRFGSTGVTTAISDLRLNLKTALVRSQNLGLSLSLPFSFPTAPRDSYAGTGSVTFNPTLAGEWRGERGSALMANVGLYLARAQQFYNLNLGTAITYGVGGKVDLVPQHKLALLATLAGEVGLRRPSVPTNPLELLLALRWGFLKNLEATVGGGPGLTNGYGTPRYRLLAALSYAPSDTPPRPKPAPVVVAPPPPPPPPPPAIIARDDSGQVLAGQSIDLTVLGNDEGQPGESLRVDEVGSAKEGRVEAATDGTLRYTARESFSGQDTFTYRVSGNDGRTATATVVVTVTAPPPPPPPAPPKVVVEKGKLRTLDKVYFAINKDNAITESLPILDQVYEVLHTNPDIKKLRVEAHTDNAGKASYNKDLSARRAKWVLEYLIQKGIAPERLASEGFGMTKPIDTNGTPEGRANNRRVEFVIVE from the coding sequence ATGACCCGAAACACTCCATCCTCGATCCATCGTGCACATTACGCGGTGCTCGCGCTGCTGCTGGCCAGTACCGCGGGTTGTACGCGTGACGAACCCGCCTCGCCGCCCACCACGGCGAACGTCCACAGCGCCCAGCCGCTCTTCGACAACGGCAGCTTCGAGGAGGGCACGCTCAACGGCTGGAGTGTCGCCACCAACCTCAACCCCGGCATCACCCTGCCCGTCACCAGCCGGGACAGCCTCAACCTCCAGAGCGGTGGCACCAACTACACCTTCGCGCGGCGGGCCGCCGGAGGCCCGGAGACAGAGATTCCCGCCGGCCTGAGCGCGGCGGCATCCCTGCGCTGGCCCCGCTATGGCCAATGGGCCGCGGTGGTGAACGAGTCGGGCAAGAACAGGAACGTCAACCGGCTGGTGCAGTCGACCACGCTCGCCTCGTCCGACGTGGATCCGGCCGATGGCAAGGTGCACGTGCGCTTCGCCATCGCGCCGGTGCTCCAGGCCCCGAACCACACCGCGGACCAGCAGCCCTACTTCTTCATCTCCCTGCGCAACGTGACGCGCAACACGCAGCTCTGGTCCACCTTCAACTTCGCCAACCAGACGGGCGTTCCGTGGAAGACGCTGGGTGACGTGCAGTACACCGACTGGCAGGCCATCGACGTGGCGCCGGGTGACGCGCGCCTCGCCGTGGGTGACACCGTGGAGCTCGAGGTCATCGCCGCCGGTTGCCAGCCGGGCGGCCACTGGGGCCACGTGTACGTGGACGGCTTCGGCGCGTTCCTGCCCGGCCTGTCCATCGCCGCCAGCGCCCCCCGCTCGGCCAACGTGGACTCGGATCTCACCTACACCTATCTCGTGAAGAACTCGGGCGACGGCGCGGTGAACAACACCCAGGTCACCATCGTCGTGCCGGATCAGACCGAGTTCGTGTCCATCCATCCGCCGCCGGGCGCGACGTGCAACTACGACGACGCCACCCGCACGGTGACGTGCGACCTGGGCACGCTCAATCCCACCGCCAGCACCCAGTTCGACATGAAGGTGCACATCGATCCAACGGCCACCGAGAAGGTGTCCCACGGCAACTACAACGTCCAGGGCCAGGGCGTGTCCCCGCTCATCGGGCCCCTGGTGGAGACGACCGTGAGCACGGGCGTCACCTACGCGGATCTCGCCGTCTCGCTCAGTGACAACGTCGTGGGCGTGGGCTGGGACAAGCCCGTCCACTACACGCTCGTCGCCTCCAACAACGGCCCCGCTGGCGTCACGGGCGCCTCCCTCGATGAGGACTTCCCCCCCGAGCTCACCGACGTCACCTGGACGTGCACCGCCACCGGCGGCGCCACCTGCCCGGCGGCCACGGGCACGGGCCCCATCCACTCCACCGTCGACATCCCCTCGGGTGGCAAGCTCACCTACTCGATCGATGCCAGGGTCGTTCCCGGCTCGGGCTCGGGCACGCTCGTCAACCGCGCGCAGATCTCGCCTCCCACGGACGTCCAGGATCCGAACGACACCAACAACGTGGCCGTCGATTCCAATGGCATCGGCACCCTCGCGACCCTCACGGTGGAGAAGGATCCAACGGGCGGGGGCCAGGGCACCATCGTCAGCAGCCCCACGGCCATCCAGTGCGATGTGAACTGCACCACGAGCAGCGCGGACTTCCTCGCGGGCACCCAGGTGAGCCTCACCGCCACCGCGGCGCCCGGCAGTGTCTTCGTCGGCTGGAGCGGCGGCTGCTCGGGCACGGCCAACCCCTGCACCGTCTCGGTCGACCAGGCGACCACCGTCACCGCGCGCTTCGAGCCCATCAAGTACGACATCACCACCAGCAGCGGCCCGGGCGGCACCATCACCTGCCCCTCGCCTGTCCTGTACGGCCAGTCCGTCACCTGCACCGTCACCCCACGGCCGGGCTACGACCTGAGCTCGCTCACGGACAACGGCGCGCAGGTCTCCACGTCCGTCACGGGCGGCCAGTACATCATCACAAACGTCACCGGACCCCACGAGCTGAGCGCCCTCTTCACCCAGCGCCCGGGCACGGACCAGGGCGGAGCGTGCACCCAGGACAGTGAGTGCTCCACCGGCCTGTGCGCGGACGGCGTGTGCTGCGACACCGCGTGCCAGGGCCAGTGCGAGGCCTGCAACGCCGAGGGCTCCGTCGGCACCTGCACCGCGGTGACGGGCGCGCCCCAGGGCGGACGTCCCGCGTGCGGCTCGGATGGCACCGTGTGCGGTGGCGTCTGCGATGGCACGGTGCGCGACACCTGCTCCTACCCGCGGGATTCCGTGCAGTGTGGCGACGCGAGCTGCTCCGAGGGCGTCAGCATCTCCAGCGGCACCTGTAACGGCGCGGGTACCTGTACCCAGGAGACGCAAAGCTGCGGCGACTACGTCTGCGGTGAGGTCGCCTGCCTCTCCTCCTGCACCTCCGACGCGCAGTGCGCCGAGGGCTCGGTCTGCCTGTCCGGCGAGTGCAAGCCGGATTCCACGTTGCTCGTCGAGGGCAGTGGCTGCTCCAGCACGGGCGGTGCCGGCGCGGGATTGCCGCTGCTGCTCAGCTCGCTCGCCCTGTGGCTGCGCCGCCGCCGGAGCACGGTGGCCGCCGCCGCCGCCGCGGTGGCCACGGTCCCCATGGTGTCCCAGGCCCAGGGGGACCTGGGGCGCTCGTTTCTCGTGCAGCGCTTCCAGGCGCAGCCCGGCCGGGATGACCTCCTCGGCGTCCAGTCCGCGCGGGTGCCGGACCACCTGACCGTCAGTGGCCGGCTCTTCGTGGACTACGCCAACCAGCCCCTGCGGCTCGTGTCCAGCGAGGACTCGCGCTACCAGCGGCTGATCGTGGGCCGGCAGGCGTTCCTCACGCTGGCGGGCTCGGTGGCGCTGTTCGACCGGTTCGAGCTCGGCGCGGCCATCCCGGTGCTGCTCTCCCAGAACACGGGGGGCCCCAACACGGTGAACCCCCGGTTCGGAAGCACGGGCGTCACCACGGCCATCTCCGACCTGCGCCTGAACCTGAAGACGGCGCTGGTGCGCTCCCAGAATCTGGGACTCTCGCTGTCGCTGCCCTTCTCCTTCCCCACCGCGCCCCGGGACTCCTACGCGGGAACGGGCAGCGTCACCTTCAATCCCACCCTCGCGGGAGAGTGGCGCGGCGAGCGGGGCTCCGCCCTCATGGCCAACGTGGGCCTCTACCTCGCCCGCGCTCAGCAGTTCTACAACCTGAACCTCGGCACGGCGATCACCTACGGCGTCGGCGGCAAGGTGGACCTGGTGCCCCAGCACAAGCTCGCCCTCCTCGCCACGCTGGCCGGTGAGGTGGGTCTGCGGCGGCCCTCGGTGCCCACGAACCCCCTGGAGCTGCTGCTGGCCCTGCGCTGGGGCTTCCTCAAGAACCTGGAAGCGACCGTGGGCGGTGGCCCGGGCCTCACCAACGGCTACGGCACGCCGCGCTACCGGCTGCTCGCGGCCCTGAGCTACGCGCCCTCGGACACCCCACCCCGTCCGAAGCCGGCGCCCGTCGTCGTCGCCCCACCTCCTCCGCCTCCCCCGCCTCCTCCCGCGATCATCGCGCGGGATGATTCGGGTCAGGTGCTCGCGGGCCAGTCCATCGACCTCACGGTGCTGGGCAACGACGAGGGCCAGCCCGGCGAGTCCCTGCGCGTGGACGAGGTGGGCAGCGCCAAGGAGGGCCGCGTGGAGGCCGCCACCGACGGCACCCTGCGCTACACCGCCCGCGAGAGCTTCTCCGGCCAGGACACGTTCACCTACCGCGTCTCGGGCAATGACGGGCGCACGGCCACGGCCACGGTCGTGGTGACCGTCACCGCGCCGCCCCCGCCGCCTCCTCCCGCGCCGCCCAAGGTGGTCGTCGAGAAGGGCAAGCTGCGCACGCTCGACAAGGTGTACTTCGCCATCAACAAGGACAACGCCATCACCGAGTCCCTGCCCATCCTCGATCAGGTGTACGAGGTGCTCCACACCAACCCGGACATCAAGAAGCTGCGGGTCGAGGCCCACACGGACAACGCGGGCAAGGCGTCCTACAACAAGGACCTGTCGGCCCGCCGGGCGAAGTGGGTGCTCGAGTACCTCATCCAGAAGGGCATCGCTCCCGAGCGGCTCGCGTCGGAGGGCTTCGGCATGACCAAGCCCATCGACACCAACGGCACGCCCGAGGGCCGCGCCAACAACCGGCGCGTGGAGTTCGTGATCGTCGAGTAG
- a CDS encoding cytochrome P450 family protein → MTASPLFAEGETLWSPHVRANPFPLYKRMREEFPVARITDPQLGQHFWLLTRYADVVSLVRDPRFTQDPTRLPEEVRQRFFGHKLRSLSRHLLTVDPPDHTRMRSLVSKVFTPRRIEELRPRITEICSELLEGLRAQGPGGDFLKEFAFPLPVIVIAELLGIPPEDRDRFREWTQTFFAPPSKDSQEKTREAHQNFFKYLGEIFELRRQQPRDDLISALIAVQEQGDRLSAEELMSMVFLLLVGGYETTGNLLGNGLLALLQHPDQLQRLREDRSLIPSAVEEMLRYCGPFELSILRFAKEDLELHGQHIQAHEAVRVNYLAADRDTEQFAEPDRFDVGRTPNKHVGFGHGIHFCLGAPLARLEAIVTLELLLERLPELRVATAPEKLAWRPSAQARGLVSLPLAF, encoded by the coding sequence ATGACGGCCAGTCCCCTGTTCGCGGAGGGAGAGACGCTGTGGTCTCCCCACGTGCGCGCCAACCCTTTCCCCCTCTACAAGCGCATGCGGGAGGAGTTCCCCGTCGCCCGGATCACGGATCCGCAACTGGGGCAGCACTTCTGGCTACTGACTCGCTACGCGGATGTGGTCTCGCTGGTGAGGGATCCGCGCTTCACGCAGGATCCCACCCGCCTGCCCGAGGAGGTCCGGCAGCGGTTCTTCGGCCATAAGCTGAGGTCGCTCAGCCGGCACCTGCTGACCGTGGACCCGCCGGACCACACGCGGATGCGTTCGCTGGTGTCCAAGGTCTTCACCCCGCGCCGCATCGAGGAGCTGCGCCCGCGCATCACGGAGATCTGCTCGGAGCTGCTGGAGGGTCTGAGGGCCCAGGGCCCCGGAGGGGACTTCCTCAAGGAGTTCGCCTTTCCGCTGCCCGTCATCGTCATCGCCGAGCTGTTGGGGATTCCCCCGGAGGATCGCGACCGGTTCCGCGAGTGGACACAGACGTTCTTCGCCCCTCCGTCGAAGGACTCCCAGGAGAAGACACGCGAGGCCCACCAGAATTTCTTCAAGTACCTGGGGGAGATCTTCGAGCTGCGCCGTCAGCAGCCCCGGGACGATCTCATCAGCGCGTTGATCGCCGTGCAGGAGCAGGGGGATCGGCTGAGCGCCGAGGAGCTGATGAGCATGGTCTTCCTGTTGCTCGTCGGCGGTTATGAGACGACCGGGAACCTGTTGGGCAACGGCCTGCTGGCGCTGTTGCAGCACCCGGACCAGCTCCAACGGCTGCGGGAGGATCGCTCCCTCATTCCCTCGGCGGTGGAGGAGATGCTGCGCTACTGCGGCCCGTTCGAGCTGAGCATCCTGCGCTTCGCGAAGGAGGACCTGGAGCTGCACGGCCAGCACATCCAGGCCCATGAGGCCGTCCGGGTGAACTACCTGGCCGCGGACCGGGATACCGAGCAGTTCGCCGAGCCGGACCGGTTCGACGTGGGGCGCACGCCCAACAAGCACGTGGGCTTCGGCCATGGCATCCACTTCTGTCTGGGAGCGCCCCTGGCCCGGCTGGAGGCCATCGTCACCTTGGAGCTGCTGCTGGAGCGGCTCCCGGAGCTGCGTGTGGCCACGGCGCCCGAGAAGCTCGCATGGCGCCCGAGTGCCCAGGCCCGCGGGCTGGTGAGCCTGCCCCTGGCGTTCTAG
- the tssK gene encoding type VI secretion system baseplate subunit TssK, whose translation MSRAHDLPAAVQWHEGMLLAPQHFQQQDRRYEALLQLHLGLARPFHWGVSQFQYDRSLLLAGTLRVLELEAILPDGLVVSYQEGRGSELQLVLGSPRGVDWQRPVRLHVAVASGPRGGPGPSRFISTTSEPLADESTGDMPLRIAQLQPRLELFAGPPPAGYSALPVLELRRDHESFFVEDYLPPLLAVPFDSPLGERCDRLTLRIRQKAASVVEELRARTAEPAQHAESLQLLRWLVAGLPAFEAMLRSGTPHPFGLYLALCTLAGHLAPLGEGKIPPAFPAYEHLEPWRSFQAVFSFIESTLEQGVSEAYTRVQLQAEGGGFTTHFPPKWMDRELVLEVRGRPGTTRQQVLGWMAGCRIGSESRHRVMRETRTLGARRELIDSRPGLLPRSGSLLFSLEPSSTFIRPNERLLLENLLEPGEVHAPAEIFLLIRNDT comes from the coding sequence ATGTCTCGCGCACACGATCTTCCCGCTGCCGTGCAGTGGCATGAGGGAATGTTGCTCGCCCCTCAGCACTTTCAACAACAGGACCGCCGTTACGAGGCGCTCCTCCAACTCCATCTCGGCCTGGCCAGGCCCTTCCACTGGGGCGTGAGCCAATTTCAGTACGATCGCTCGCTATTGCTCGCGGGCACGCTCCGGGTGCTGGAGTTGGAGGCCATTCTCCCCGATGGGCTTGTCGTCTCCTACCAGGAAGGTAGGGGAAGTGAGCTGCAGCTCGTGCTCGGAAGTCCGCGGGGTGTGGACTGGCAACGCCCGGTGCGCCTGCATGTGGCCGTGGCCTCCGGGCCGCGAGGCGGTCCTGGCCCCAGCCGCTTCATCTCCACCACGAGCGAGCCGCTCGCCGACGAGAGCACCGGCGACATGCCTCTGCGCATCGCCCAGCTCCAACCACGGCTCGAGCTGTTCGCGGGCCCTCCCCCCGCTGGCTATAGCGCGCTCCCGGTGCTCGAGTTGCGCCGCGACCATGAATCCTTCTTCGTGGAGGACTACCTTCCACCCCTGCTGGCGGTGCCCTTCGATTCTCCCCTTGGAGAGCGGTGTGATCGGCTGACCCTGCGCATCCGGCAGAAGGCCGCCAGTGTGGTGGAGGAGCTGCGCGCCCGGACGGCCGAGCCCGCGCAGCACGCCGAGAGCCTGCAACTGCTGCGCTGGCTCGTCGCCGGGCTCCCCGCCTTCGAGGCCATGCTGCGTTCGGGCACGCCCCACCCCTTCGGCCTCTACCTGGCGCTGTGCACGCTGGCCGGCCACCTCGCCCCCCTGGGCGAGGGCAAGATCCCTCCCGCCTTCCCCGCCTACGAGCACCTGGAGCCCTGGCGCTCCTTCCAAGCGGTCTTCTCCTTCATCGAGAGCACACTGGAGCAAGGCGTCTCCGAGGCCTACACCCGCGTCCAGCTCCAGGCCGAGGGGGGTGGCTTCACCACGCACTTCCCGCCGAAATGGATGGATCGGGAACTGGTGCTCGAGGTGCGCGGCCGGCCCGGGACCACCCGCCAGCAGGTGCTGGGGTGGATGGCGGGCTGCCGCATCGGCTCGGAGAGCCGCCACCGGGTGATGCGCGAGACGCGCACGCTCGGGGCCCGCCGCGAGCTCATCGACAGCCGCCCGGGTCTGTTGCCCCGCTCCGGCTCGCTCCTGTTCTCCCTGGAACCCAGCTCCACCTTCATCCGCCCCAATGAGCGGCTGCTCCTGGAGAACCTCCTCGAGCCGGGCGAGGTGCATGCCCCCGCCGAGATCTTCCTGCTCATCCGCAACGACACCTGA
- a CDS encoding DotU family type IV/VI secretion system protein has product MLGGSPLLERARVLFAELLTLRQQLQAISLPSRFATKEPPGPTVEEIWRRLLERIQQQTRTEGTPRGSLLERDLEECRYVLTSFADELLVHTSWYGREAWQANLLEDELFGTHEAGDRVFADVERLLRERNPAHAELALVYLMALSLGFEGRYRGLGAETLLQDLRRQLFLFVFHRPPEPDSTPRRLVDDAYAHTRDERMDRRFARRWPWGAAIAAVLVGTFSTSLVLLRPTPPTPPAVITPSHLETRP; this is encoded by the coding sequence ATGCTCGGAGGCTCCCCCCTGCTCGAGAGGGCACGCGTCCTCTTCGCGGAGCTCCTCACGCTTCGCCAGCAGCTCCAGGCCATCTCCCTCCCCAGCCGCTTCGCCACGAAGGAGCCGCCGGGCCCCACCGTCGAGGAGATCTGGCGGCGGCTGCTCGAGCGCATCCAACAGCAGACCCGCACCGAGGGCACCCCGCGTGGCTCGCTCCTCGAGCGCGACCTCGAGGAGTGCCGCTACGTGCTCACCTCCTTCGCCGATGAGCTGCTCGTCCACACTTCCTGGTACGGCCGCGAGGCCTGGCAGGCCAACCTGCTGGAGGACGAGCTCTTCGGCACCCACGAGGCCGGGGACCGCGTCTTCGCGGACGTGGAGCGGCTGCTGCGCGAGCGCAACCCAGCGCACGCCGAGCTCGCCCTCGTGTACCTGATGGCGCTCTCGCTCGGCTTCGAGGGCCGCTACCGGGGACTCGGGGCCGAAACCCTGCTCCAGGATCTGCGGCGCCAGCTCTTCCTGTTCGTCTTCCATCGGCCTCCGGAGCCGGACAGCACCCCCCGTCGCCTGGTGGACGATGCCTACGCCCACACCCGGGACGAGCGGATGGATCGCCGCTTCGCGCGCCGCTGGCCCTGGGGTGCCGCCATCGCCGCCGTGCTCGTGGGCACCTTCTCCACCAGCCTCGTCCTCCTGCGGCCCACTCCTCCCACTCCCCCCGCCGTCATCACCCCCTCCCACCTGGAGACCCGGCCATGA
- a CDS encoding type VI secretion system protein, with translation MSDPSSTLHTALHRLGATGRHRERRYQVPWLMMVGEPGSGRTSLAAGANLRRPYGSPTRGEMEAGGWGVWLFDQGVVLDMPGMTEQPTEEWRAVLQRLKRVRGQRPIDGLMLTVPATHLTGPKALDDVGLERMAQGLFQGLQALRRELGVRVPVFVVITRSDVIPGFTAFCRSLPPRRRDEMLGWSSPYSPQEPYTPTWVDEAFQVIHRELCGLQLELLADGRGKQSDRESAFLFPSELRALAGPVRRLLDVLFQSSVFTQPPLLRGLYFCGDPEAEGATLPGGSPRSPVFITHLLERKAFPESGLASPDAEAARVRHRGATLLKGVLAVCVLLAALVLGVLWRESREARVRQTPASPPPVAQEVMPPAKDAPQPEPAAKDAPQPPPGAARRRPAPRPPKPTVFDDAPPPQPTRAGDSPFDDAPPPPPSSPSP, from the coding sequence ATGAGCGACCCTTCCTCGACCCTCCACACGGCACTTCACCGGCTGGGCGCCACCGGGCGGCACCGGGAGCGGCGCTACCAGGTGCCCTGGTTGATGATGGTGGGAGAGCCCGGCTCGGGACGCACCTCGCTGGCCGCGGGTGCCAACCTTCGCCGACCCTACGGCTCGCCCACCCGCGGGGAGATGGAGGCGGGCGGCTGGGGCGTCTGGCTCTTCGATCAGGGCGTCGTGCTCGACATGCCCGGCATGACGGAACAGCCCACGGAGGAGTGGCGGGCCGTCCTCCAGCGCCTGAAACGCGTCCGCGGCCAGCGGCCCATCGACGGGCTGATGCTGACCGTGCCCGCCACGCACCTCACCGGGCCCAAGGCCTTGGATGACGTCGGATTGGAGCGCATGGCCCAGGGCCTCTTCCAGGGACTGCAGGCCCTGCGCCGCGAGCTGGGCGTGCGCGTGCCCGTCTTCGTCGTCATCACCCGCTCGGACGTCATCCCCGGCTTCACCGCCTTCTGCCGGTCACTGCCGCCACGCAGGCGGGACGAGATGCTCGGGTGGTCCAGCCCGTACTCCCCCCAGGAGCCCTACACCCCCACCTGGGTGGACGAGGCCTTCCAGGTCATCCACCGGGAGCTGTGTGGACTCCAGCTCGAACTGCTCGCGGACGGGCGCGGCAAGCAATCGGACCGGGAGTCCGCATTCCTCTTCCCGTCCGAACTGCGCGCGCTGGCCGGGCCAGTGCGGCGGCTGCTCGACGTCCTCTTCCAGTCCTCCGTCTTCACCCAGCCCCCGCTGCTGCGCGGCCTCTACTTCTGCGGGGACCCCGAGGCGGAAGGCGCCACGCTTCCCGGAGGAAGTCCGCGCTCGCCGGTCTTCATCACCCACCTGCTGGAGCGCAAGGCCTTTCCCGAGAGCGGACTGGCCAGCCCGGACGCGGAGGCCGCGCGCGTCAGACATCGGGGCGCGACCCTGCTCAAGGGAGTACTCGCCGTGTGCGTGCTGCTCGCGGCGCTTGTCCTCGGAGTCCTCTGGAGGGAATCGAGGGAAGCGCGTGTCCGCCAGACGCCCGCGTCCCCACCGCCCGTGGCGCAGGAGGTGATGCCACCCGCCAAGGACGCCCCCCAGCCGGAGCCCGCTGCCAAGGACGCTCCTCAGCCGCCGCCCGGCGCCGCCCGGCGCCGCCCGGCACCCAGGCCGCCCAAGCCCACCGTCTTCGACGATGCCCCTCCGCCCCAACCCACCCGGGCGGGCGACTCCCCCTTCGATGACGCCCCTCCTCCCCCACCTTCCTCCCCGAGCCCCTAG
- the tssA gene encoding type VI secretion system protein TssA, which produces MDDMLSAAPPDLEPLLGPISPDAPSGRSLRYEPLYEQIREARREDDPTLPQGIWQASLKRANWAQVAELCQQALAHESKDLQLAAWLTEAWGIQQGFPGVERGLRLTTALVERFWDSLWPALEEGDEEARLAPLAWLDDKLPLVLARVPIVRTRAPGAVSHDFADWQRILHHEKQRVAREDAPDEEEANAKEATSSPLTRDVFLGSAAQMPTSAVDALARQVAAVLEASSALEQSLDSRLGRTSAVLRRTRSVLGDIQALAAALRADSSREELGEMTRAIPDTEVPAEASAPGRPPRAIRSREQAYQLLTLASDYLRRTEPHSPVAYLVERAVRWGQMPLHQLLAELVPDTSNLETIQSLLGMKQEK; this is translated from the coding sequence ATGGACGACATGCTCTCCGCCGCTCCGCCGGACCTCGAGCCGCTCCTGGGGCCGATCTCCCCCGACGCGCCCTCGGGACGCAGCCTGCGCTACGAGCCGCTCTACGAGCAGATCCGCGAGGCACGCCGCGAGGATGACCCCACGCTGCCCCAGGGAATCTGGCAGGCCTCCCTCAAGCGCGCCAACTGGGCCCAGGTGGCCGAACTCTGCCAGCAGGCCCTGGCACACGAATCAAAGGACCTGCAGCTCGCCGCCTGGCTCACCGAGGCCTGGGGGATACAGCAGGGCTTCCCGGGCGTGGAGCGGGGACTGCGGCTGACCACCGCGCTGGTGGAGCGCTTCTGGGACTCGCTCTGGCCCGCCCTCGAGGAGGGCGACGAGGAGGCCCGGCTCGCTCCCCTGGCATGGCTCGATGACAAGCTTCCCCTCGTCCTCGCCAGGGTGCCGATCGTCAGGACTCGAGCCCCCGGCGCCGTGAGTCATGACTTCGCGGACTGGCAGCGGATCCTCCACCACGAGAAACAACGGGTTGCTCGCGAGGACGCGCCGGACGAGGAAGAGGCGAACGCCAAAGAAGCCACGAGCAGTCCATTGACTCGGGACGTCTTCCTGGGGAGCGCCGCCCAGATGCCCACCTCCGCCGTCGACGCGCTCGCGCGGCAGGTGGCCGCCGTGCTCGAGGCCAGCAGCGCGCTGGAGCAGTCGCTCGACTCGCGGCTGGGACGCACCAGCGCGGTGCTCCGCCGCACCCGCTCCGTCCTCGGTGACATCCAGGCGCTGGCCGCCGCGCTGCGCGCTGATTCCTCGCGGGAGGAGCTTGGAGAAATGACCAGGGCCATACCCGACACGGAGGTCCCCGCGGAGGCTTCGGCCCCCGGGCGGCCGCCGCGCGCCATCCGCAGCCGGGAGCAGGCCTACCAACTCCTGACCCTCGCCTCCGACTACTTGCGGCGCACCGAGCCCCACAGCCCCGTCGCCTACCTGGTCGAACGCGCCGTGCGCTGGGGCCAGATGCCACTCCATCAGCTCCTCGCGGAACTCGTCCCCGATACCTCCAACCTGGAAACCATCCAGTCCCTGCTCGGCATGAAGCAGGAGAAATGA
- the tssE gene encoding type VI secretion system baseplate subunit TssE, with the protein MARSRQTHGFPAPLFDRLVELESFPLLDEEELRASVRREVAHALNTRCTLSLEQAGSLEPHERSALDYGLPDLRPLGPAATDTRLLERLIARAVEAYEPRLRQLHVSVRLPPEDEGAPIAVITARLAQGPIAEPISLPLRLDRNGRLVEVDGER; encoded by the coding sequence ATGGCACGAAGCAGACAAACCCACGGCTTCCCGGCCCCGTTGTTCGACAGGCTGGTGGAGCTGGAGAGCTTCCCCTTGCTGGACGAGGAGGAACTGCGCGCCTCGGTGCGGCGCGAGGTGGCCCACGCGCTGAACACCCGCTGCACCCTCTCCTTGGAGCAGGCTGGATCGCTCGAGCCGCACGAACGCTCGGCCCTGGACTATGGGTTGCCGGACTTGCGGCCTCTCGGCCCGGCCGCCACCGATACCCGGTTGTTGGAACGGCTCATCGCCCGCGCGGTGGAGGCCTACGAGCCGCGCCTGCGACAGCTCCATGTCTCCGTGCGTCTCCCCCCCGAGGACGAAGGTGCCCCCATCGCGGTGATCACCGCCCGGCTGGCCCAGGGTCCCATCGCCGAGCCCATCTCCCTTCCACTGCGGCTGGACCGGAACGGGAGGCTGGTGGAGGTGGATGGGGAACGCTGA